Proteins encoded together in one Cyanobacterium sp. T60_A2020_053 window:
- a CDS encoding long-chain fatty acid--CoA ligase, translated as MNQEKKYLDLQSLGQMWDVISARHHNTLALHDPHSKPILKLTYGELHQKIRDFAQGLQALGIKAGDKISLFADNSPRWLMADQSIIIIGAVDAVRSSQAEKQELLYILEDSDSVALIVQDLATLEKLQPELIKLSLKFVGLLSDEEVKNNYHFAVYNFTEIMAKGAGVSFIPPVVNSDDLATLIYTSGTTGKPKGVMLTHRNLLHQVRYLECIIQPAPADRILTILPSWHSYERASEYFLLSKGTTLIYTNIRYFKGDLKEYQPHYMVGVPRLWESIYEGVQKLFRDTGKEKIVNFFLNMSQQYLDNKRIQQGLTLDNLNPTGTEKLIATIKSMAFYPLHALGDKLVYGKVRAGVGGNIKAWISGGGSLARHIDNFFQIVGIPLLVGYGLTETSPVTNARRFNRNIVSASGQPLPETEIMIVDVETKTPLPQGEKGLVFIRGTQVMQGYYKKPEATAKAINKEGWFDSGDLGWVTPQNDLVITGRAKDTIVLSNGENIEPQPLEDACLRSPFIDQIMLVGQDQKYLGALIVPNLDALQNWAKEQKIALQIPHINASHQEVTESDLYAKAVVSLFKQELTREVKNRPGYRPDDRIAVFELILEPFSIANGMMTQTLKVKRPMVTTHYEDLIKGMF; from the coding sequence ATGAATCAAGAAAAAAAGTATTTAGACTTGCAAAGTTTAGGGCAAATGTGGGATGTAATCAGCGCCCGTCACCATAATACATTAGCACTACATGATCCCCATAGTAAACCGATTTTAAAACTAACTTACGGGGAATTACATCAAAAAATCCGAGACTTTGCACAAGGATTACAGGCACTAGGCATTAAAGCAGGGGATAAAATTTCCCTCTTTGCTGATAATAGCCCCCGTTGGTTGATGGCAGATCAAAGTATTATTATAATTGGTGCAGTGGATGCCGTGCGCTCATCCCAAGCAGAAAAACAGGAATTACTGTATATCCTTGAAGATAGCGATAGCGTTGCCTTAATTGTGCAAGATTTAGCTACCCTTGAGAAACTCCAGCCAGAATTAATTAAATTATCTCTCAAATTTGTGGGGTTATTATCAGACGAGGAAGTTAAAAACAACTATCATTTCGCTGTATATAACTTTACTGAAATAATGGCGAAGGGCGCCGGGGTTTCTTTTATCCCTCCCGTTGTCAATAGTGATGACTTGGCAACCCTAATTTATACATCAGGCACCACAGGGAAACCAAAAGGAGTGATGTTAACCCATCGTAACCTACTGCACCAAGTGCGCTACCTTGAGTGTATCATCCAACCAGCGCCCGCCGATCGTATCTTAACCATTTTACCTAGTTGGCATTCCTACGAAAGAGCATCAGAATATTTCTTATTATCAAAAGGCACAACCCTAATTTATACCAATATTCGCTACTTTAAAGGAGACTTAAAAGAATATCAACCTCATTATATGGTAGGAGTACCCCGTTTATGGGAATCTATTTATGAAGGAGTGCAAAAACTATTCCGAGACACAGGCAAAGAAAAAATAGTTAACTTCTTTCTCAATATGTCTCAACAATATCTCGACAACAAACGCATCCAACAAGGATTAACTCTCGACAATTTGAACCCAACTGGTACAGAAAAACTAATAGCCACCATCAAAAGTATGGCTTTCTATCCCCTTCATGCCCTCGGTGATAAATTGGTGTATGGGAAGGTGCGCGCTGGAGTAGGTGGTAATATTAAAGCATGGATTAGTGGCGGTGGTTCATTAGCTAGACATATCGATAACTTCTTTCAAATTGTCGGTATTCCTCTTTTGGTAGGCTATGGCTTAACCGAAACCTCTCCTGTCACCAACGCGCGCCGTTTTAACCGTAACATTGTCAGCGCCTCTGGGCAACCCCTCCCCGAAACAGAAATTATGATTGTGGATGTGGAAACCAAAACCCCTCTCCCCCAAGGGGAAAAAGGCTTAGTTTTCATTCGTGGTACCCAAGTAATGCAAGGATATTACAAAAAACCAGAAGCCACCGCCAAAGCAATCAATAAAGAGGGATGGTTTGATAGTGGCGATTTAGGGTGGGTGACACCGCAAAATGATTTAGTAATTACAGGCAGAGCAAAAGATACTATTGTACTAAGTAACGGGGAAAATATCGAACCGCAACCCCTAGAAGATGCTTGTTTGCGTAGCCCATTTATTGATCAAATTATGTTAGTGGGGCAAGATCAAAAATACTTAGGGGCGCTGATTGTGCCTAATTTAGACGCTTTGCAAAATTGGGCAAAAGAGCAAAAAATTGCTTTGCAAATTCCCCATATTAACGCTTCTCATCAAGAAGTGACAGAAAGCGATCTTTATGCTAAGGCAGTTGTGAGCCTGTTTAAGCAAGAGTTAACCCGTGAGGTCAAAAATCGACCCGGCTACCGTCCCGATGACCGTATTGCCGTTTTTGAGTTGATTTTAGAGCCTTTTTCTATTGCCAATGGTATGATGACCCAGACTCTAAAAGTTAAGCGCCCCATGGTAACAACTCATTATGAGGATTTGATTAAAGGTATGTTTTAA
- a CDS encoding tetratricopeptide repeat protein, which translates to MKKKSSGKEIFKKVVVILSGISFFWFSASTVIGMLTNPQPAPSAVENPPVNNELVQEIEGYQLVLEKEPDNRFAREKIVEIHLQNKDLKSALPHMEKLVELQPENQQYQEILSIIKQGIEAEKNQEQPQEKPQE; encoded by the coding sequence ATGAAAAAGAAATCTTCTGGGAAAGAAATTTTTAAAAAAGTGGTGGTAATTTTATCAGGAATATCTTTCTTTTGGTTTTCCGCTTCTACTGTAATCGGAATGTTAACTAACCCTCAACCAGCGCCCTCCGCCGTAGAAAATCCACCTGTTAATAATGAGTTAGTGCAGGAAATAGAAGGGTATCAATTAGTATTAGAAAAAGAACCAGATAACCGCTTTGCCAGAGAAAAAATAGTAGAAATTCACTTACAAAATAAAGACCTTAAAAGCGCCCTCCCCCACATGGAAAAATTAGTCGAATTACAACCAGAAAATCAACAATATCAAGAAATTTTAAGTATAATTAAACAAGGCATAGAAGCAGAAAAAAATCAAGAACAACCTCAAGAAAAACCACAAGAATAA